From Drosophila nasuta strain 15112-1781.00 chromosome X, ASM2355853v1, whole genome shotgun sequence, one genomic window encodes:
- the LOC132796022 gene encoding mucin-5AC: MLREVQQRRTAVNYSRLWVLPLLGLCIASFGLRCDARAVNVSNTWTMPQEGLNVFYRFFRDRISWFEADAVCQFHHANLVTVDNSFQFDATRDLLRELDVNDIVWIGLMRPQNSDRFMWSNSRPLVADTGYWAESLPLMDAPLCAVIDPIRDYRWHALRCGGPETASFLCEMPVPSWADACILKEMPNLTMQYMADTASIELIRNCQEEGLLRHTCRGKEDRERAIRELICPKERLEAQRINDITNSHFKSLQIINNIRTDNNENNDIELLPLVPNYGGSALKLEVATAAPAPAAAGEHFSLDKLMLADGPVAHYHIPDEVPMPVKKSAKKVNAHDDYQAKKLKQQQQQEKQLLLEKQLQMEKQQQEQQQQQEQEEKPLSHLDMMMGDQPALSEEQLPEDVSDSDVSNEILEALPHKKKTLPQDLRTMAPIPEETLATTTTVAPLPTTKKAIATKKTTTTTTTTTTTAAPPTTTEAAPATTTAATTVTTTTITAPVTTPATATTTAAAIASTTEAASGTTTTAATTVGISSSSNTPAATTTTKSTAPLTTATTKATTEINIMSSTSKTTTTTSTSTTTTTTTTTTAAPATTTTETEAVATTVVANSNSNINMNPAPTTAATAAAMPIATSTVSIAHPIHPAQQQRVDELLLPQHPHIKETADNSHFIPPMLLVKSHYVPPAKHGEHSEHLEHGEHVEHGEHKLEHKLEHVEHITTTPLPVTTTVKIAATTTTAKPATTSTITATTTTAAARESEMSTSSGINVAGVTATAAPSSPTTTTTAAATTTIASSTSATTAAAAAAGVAATTATPKLLTTEMPHLPSTTTTKQPATSNENSSNATTAAAAAAAAASTTSTAAPTTTSSAAAASTQMKTDTKKRVQSEESESEPEAEVAAAAVAAAATDSDAADDDDNDEIDARGATTARHNFLQEETEAPFKPNRRRSLTKPETVSYFKKILG; encoded by the exons TCGACaacagttttcaatttgatgcAACGCGCGACCTGCTGAGGGAATTGGATGTGAACGACATCGTTTGGATTGGTCTCATGCGACCGCAGAACTCGGATCGTTTTATGTGGTC CAACTCACGTCCCTTGGTTGCGGATACCGGCTACTGGGCCGAATCGTTGCCCCTCATGGATGCTCCGCTGTGCGCTGTCATCGATCCCATACGCGACTATCGATGGCACGCACTGCGTTGTGGCGGACCGGAAACCGCTTCGTTCCTCTGCGAGATGCCCG tgccTAGCTGGGCCGACGCTTGCATATTGAAGGAGATGCCCAATCTGACGATGCAGTATATGGCGGACACGGCGAGCATTGAGCTGATCCGGAACTGCCAGGAAGAGGGACTCTTGCGACACACATGTCGCGGCAAGGAG GATCGTGAACGTGCCATTCGTGAGCTGATCTGCCCGAAGGAACGTCTGGAGGCGCAACGCATCAATGACATCACCAACTCGCACTTCAAGTCGCTGCAAATCATCAACAACATACGCACcgacaacaacgagaacaacgaCATCGAACTGTTGCCCCTGGTGCCCAATTACGGAGGTAGTGCCCTCAAGCTTGAGGTGGCCACcgcagctccagctccagctgccGCAGGAGAACACTTCAGCCTCGACAAGCTGATGCTGGCCGATGGCCCAGTGGCACACTATCATATACCGGATGAGGTGCCGATGCCGGTCAAGAAATCGGCCAAGAAGGTGAATGCACACGACGATTATCAGGCCAAGAAGttgaagcagcaacagcaacaggagaagcaactgctgctggagAAACAGTTGCAGAtggaaaagcaacagcaggaacaacagcagcaacaggagcaggaggagAAGCCATTGTCGCATCTGGACATGATGATGGGCGACCAGCCGGCGTTGAGTGAGGAGCAATTGCCGGAGGATGTCAGTGATAGCGATGTGTCCAATGAGATACTCGAGGCGTTGCCGCACAAGAAGAAGACATTGCCACAGGATTTGCGCACGATGGCGCCAATACCGGAGGAAACATtggcaaccacaacaacagttgcaccTTTGCCAACCACTAAGAAAGCAATAGCTACcaagaagacaacaacaacaactacaactactacaacaacagctgcaccgccaacaacaaccgaGGCAGcgccggcaacaacaacagcagcaacaactgtaactacaactacaattacAGCGCCAgtaacaacaccagcaacagcaaccactacagcagcagcaattgcatcCACAACCGAAGCAGCAagtggcacaacaacaacagcagcaacaactgtaggcatcagcagcagcagcaacacaccagcggcaacgacaacaaccaaATCAACGGCGCCAttaacgacagcaacaacaaaagcaaccaCTGAAATCAACATAATGTCATcaacaagcaaaacaacaacaacaacatcgacatcgacaacaacaacaacaactacaactacaacagcagcaccagcgacaacaacaacggaaaCGGAGGCGGTAGCAACTACAGTTGTCGCCAACTctaacagcaacatcaacatgaatccGGCgccgacaacagcagcaacagcagcagcaatgccgATAGCAACGTCGACGGTCAGCATCGCACATCCGATACATCCGGCACAGCAGCAACGCGTTGATGAGCTGCTGCTACCCCAGCATCCACACATTAAGGAAACGGCGGACAATTCGCATTTCATACCACCAATGTTGCTAGTCAAGTCACACTATGTGCCGCCAGCCAAACACGGCGAGCACTCGGAGCACTTGGAGCATGGCGAACATGTTGAGCATGGCGAGCACAAGTTGGAGCACAAGCTGGAGCACGTAGAGCACATTACAACAACTCCGTTGCCGGTGACAACAACCGTGAagatagcagcaacaacaacaaccgctaagccagcaacaacatcaacaatcacagcaacaacaacaacggcagcagcaagagAGTCTGAAATGTCAACATCGAGTGGCATCAATGTTGCTGGcgtgacagcaacagcagcgccatcatcaccaacaacaacaacaacagcagcagcaacaacaaccattgCCAGTAgcacatcagcaacaacagcagcagcagcggcagctggagttgcagcaacaacagcaacgccaaAATTGCTGACCACTGAGATGCCTCATCTGCCTTCAACgaccacaacaaaacaaccagCCACATCTAATGAAAATAGTTCAAatgcaaccacagcagcagcagcagcagcagcagcagcctcaacaacatcaacagcagcaccaacaacaacatcatcagcagcagcagcttcaactCAAATGAAAACTGATACCAAGAAGCGAGTGCAAAGCgaagagtcagagtcagagccagAGGCGGaggtggctgctgctgctgtggctgcagctgccactgatagtgatgctgctgatgatgatgataatgatgaaaTTGATGCAAGAGGCGCCACAACAGCACGACACAACTTCCTACAGGAGGAAACTGAGGCGCCATTTAAGCCAAATCGACGACGCTCGCTAACAAAACCGGAAACTGTTAGCTATTTCAAGAAGATCTTGGGCTAA